In the Flavobacterium sp. 90 genome, CCAATTTCCAAATTGATGTCCTGCGTAACACATCGCATAAGGACGCGTTTCCGGAAGGATTTCTTTCCCTGAAAAGACATTCAAAAAAGCTTCAGATTCAATTTCATTAGCCGTAATTCCAATCAATTCAGCAACTTCTCTAGAAGCGTGGATTAGTTTAGGACTTGATGGTTTTGTTGGATTTACATAAGAAAAAAGCGCATTAGAAACCTGACGAACTTCGTTTACTTCGTTTGGATCTGCAGGCAATTCAGCAGTAAATCTGTTATTTATTTTTAATTTTTTCATTTGAATTTTATTTTTTCACCACTAATCAAACAGATTAAAACGATTCTTTTTAAATCTCTAAGAGACTTATAAGTAAGTGAGGAGAACCATTCTAATCCATTCAATCTGTGGCAAAAACTTTTATTTAATCAATTAATTTGTCTGCGTACATTTTTTTTAATTTCTGTACTTTTGGATCAATTACAATCTGGCAATAACGTGCTTCCTGATTGTTGTTGTAATAATTTTGATGATCTTCTTCGGCATTATAAAACACTTCAAAAGCGGTTAATTCAGTAACAATTGGATCTTCATAAAATGGTTTAACTTCATCCAGAACTTTTTCAGCAATAGCTTTTTGTTCTGCGTCGTGATATAAAACAATCGAGCGATACTGTGTTCCAACATCTGCTCCCTGACGATTTAAGGTTGTTGGATCATGACTTGTCATGAATATAAAAATCAAATCATGATATGAAATTATGTCAGGATTAAAAGTTATTTCTATGACTTCTGCATGACCAGTTCTGCCTGTACAAACTTCACGATAAGGAGGGTTTTTAATAAAACCACCCGAAAAACCTGATTTTAAAGATTCTACACCTTTTAAACGCTGAATTACAGCTTCAATACACCAAAAACAACCACCACCAAAAGTGGCGACTTGTAAGTTTTTCATAAAATACTTTTGTTTAAGTTCTATTGCCCCATTAGTCCGATAGAATATTATGACAAATTATCAATAAAAAGGTAATTTATATAGATATACTGATCAGTTGTGTAATGTTTGAAGTTTACAATTGATAAATTCGCAATTCTATAAAAAAGCAATATATTTGCAATCAAACTCAGGCACACTAATGAATAGCAAAAATAATACCATCACTCTTGAGACTTATTTTCAGGATTTTAGACAGCATATTGTTGGGATTGGACAAGAATTTGACTCTCCATATGGCAGAAAAAAAATTGTTTACACAGACTGGACTGCCAGCGGACGCTTATATAGACCTATTGAAGAGAAACTTTTGAATGAATTTGGACCTTTTGTTGCCAATACTCACACAGAAACAACTGTGTCAGGTACTGCCATGACAAAAGCGTATCATCACGCAAGAAACATCATAAAACGTCATACTAATGCCAATAATGATGATGTTTTGATTAATGATGGAACTGGTATGACCGGCGTTATCAATAAATTTCAACGTATCTTAGGTTTAAAAATTCCCGAAAATTTAAAGGATTCCACTATAGTTCCTGCTGAGAAACGACCTATTGTTTTTATTTCGCATATGGAGCACCATTCGAATCAAACTTCATGGTTAGAAACTATTGCCGATGTTGAAATTATACCTTCTTGTGAAAAAGGACTTTTCTGCTTAGATACTTTAGCTTTATTGCTAGAAAAGTATGCTGACAGAACAATAAAAATTGCTTCTATAACTTCATGTTCAAATGTTACGGGTTTGAAAACTCCGTTTCATGAAGCTGCTAAATTAATGCACCAACATAATGGCGTTTGCTTTGTAGATTTCGCTTGTTCAGGTCCTTATGTAGAAATCGACATGCATCCTGCTGATCCTGAAGCTTATTTGGATGCTATTTTCTTTTCTCCACATAAATTTTTAGGAGGACCCGGAACTTCAGGAGTTTTGATTTTTAATAAAAAACTATACAATAATATGATTCCTGATTGTCCTGGTGGAGGAACAGTAAGCTGGACAAATCCTTGGGGCGAACATAAATATATCGATAATATCGAGGATCGCGAAGATGGCGGAACTCCTGGTTTCTTGCAGGTTATTAAAACTGCTTTGGCAATTGAGCTTAAAGAAGAAATGGGAATCGAGAACATTCTACAACGCGAACATGAGATTGTTGATTTTGTTTTTAATGAATTAGATTCTGTTGAGAATATTAAAATTTTGGCTGGTCAACATAAAAATCGTTTAGGTGTAATTTCTTTTTTCATTGAAGATCTTCACTTTAATTTAGGTGTAAAATTACTGAATGATAAGTTCGGGATTCAAACCAGAGGAGGATGCAGTTGTGCCGGAACATACGGACACTTTTTGCTGCATGTAGATCAGGAAACTTCGAATAAATTGGTTAATGAGATTACGATTGGTGATTTAATCAAAAAACCGGGATGGATTAGAATGTCTATTCACCCAACAACTACTGATAAAGAAATCGCTTATGTTTGCGAAAGCATCAAAGATTTAGCTAAAAACCATAAATCATGGGCTTTAGACTATTCTTATAATAAAAATACAAACGAGTTTATTCATAAAAATGCTAATTCGTTTGAAGATGAATTGGTTGCTGGTTGGTTTAAGTCGTAGCGTTATTTTACCGCAAAGTTCGCAAAGATTTGCGCAGAGATCGCAAAGATTCGATTCTTTAAAGTTTCAATGTATTCTAAACCCGACAGGTTTTTAAAACCTGTCGGGTTTATTGGTTTTTGAAATTAACCGAACTCTTTCGCAAAAAATACTAAGTTTGTTGTTTATTATTTTTTTCTAACCTTTTCTAAAACTAGTAATACATTTTAATGATAATTTTCAAAGATTTTGAGTCGTTTAACGAATATGTTGGATTAAAAAAACCAATCGATAATGATATCGATATTGGATATTATGATTCTATAAATATGCGATCTCAATCTGAACCAGTACAGGCAGATTTCTATCGTATTGGCATAAAAATTAATTATATAGATAAATCTTTATTGGTACCCAAACCAATAACGGCTATTTTCTTTAGCAGCCCTGATATGGTGAATGGCTGGAATGTAGAACCGAATTATACCGGAATGTATGTACAACTGTCTAAAAAGATAATTGAAGAAAACCGATTTTTATTCAAAACTTATCTTGATTACGGACAGCACGAAGCCTTATATTTAACAGAAAGTGAAGTTCAGGAAATAAGCACTCTTTTTGGTTTGATGCATAAATATTATAAAAGTGAAAAACAAAATTTCAAGGTTTTACTTTCTTATACTAACGTACTGATTTCTGTAATTGAAGATTTTTATAACAGGCAATTTTCTACAAACCCAAAAGAATACAATCGCATTGTAACTGATTTTCAGCAAAGTTTAAACGATTATTACAATCAACCTGCAAAACAACTTCCTAACGTTCAATATTTTGCTGATGAATTGGGCTTAACACCAAATTACCTGGGAGATATTATTAAACACTTCACAAATAAATCAGCTCTTGAGAATATTCATGAATTTGTAATAAAAAAAGCAAAAGACTTATTAGAAAAAGATAATTCGATGAATAATGCCCAAGTTGCTTATGAATTAGGCTTTGAGTATCCCAATTATTTTTCTAAGTTTTTCAAGAAGCAAGTTAATTTAACTCCCAAAGAATATCGGGAACAAATAAAAAATACCAATCTTTAATATTTTAAAAAGCACCTTTTTAAAGTGCTTTTTTTGTTATCAGTAATTTGTTTCTTTTTTACTGGTAATTTGTCTCTTTCCGACCAATATCCACTTTTTACTTTTGCAGAGTAAAAATTATTAAAATGGAAAAACAAAAGAGAGTACTATTAATCAATACGCATCTAACTTACCCAAATTGGACAGAAGGCAAATTAAACAACACTTTTATAGAAGTTGCGAAACATTTTTTTGAAACCAAAAATTATGAAGTTCTTGAGACAAAAGTTGAAAAAGGATACAATGCCGATGAAGAAGTTGAAAAACATTTAAGCGCAGATATTATAATTCTACAAACTCCCGTGAATTGGTTTGGCGCGCCATGGATTTATAAAAAATATACGGACGAAGTTTTTAACAGTGGATTGCACAGTCAAAAATTCCTTTCGGGAGATGGAAGAACGCGTGACGATTTGACAAAACAATATGGAAGCGGCGGAAATTTACACGGAAAGAAATTTATGATTTGCGCAACCTGGAACGCTCCTGAAGAAGCTTTTGGAAATCCAACTCAACAATTAATGCAAGGAAAAACGACATCGGATTTATTTTTGAATATTTCGAGTAGTTATCGTTTTTGTGGTTTTGATATTTCTCAGGATTATAATTGTTTTGATATTTTTAAAGGCGGAACTATAGAAAATGATCTTGAAAATTACCCTAAGCATTTGGCTAAGGTTTTTAATTTATAAAGGTGTAATTGGATTGATTTGACTTGAGAATTAACCGCAAAGTTCGCTAAGTTTTTTCGCGAAGGACAGTAAGTTTGTTGTGTTTACTTTGTCTTTTTTAAGTTTGTAAAGTAAACCTAACAGGTTTTTAAAACCTGTTAGGTTTGTTAGTTTGAGAATTAACCGCAAAGTTCGCTAAGTTTTTTCGCGAAGGACAGTAAGTTTGTTGTGTTTACTTTGTCTTTTTTAAAGTTCGCAAAGTAAACCCGACAGGTTTTAAAAACCTGTTAGGTTTGTTAGTTTGAGAATTAACCGCAAAGTTCGCTAAGTTTTTTCGCGAAGGACACTAAGTTTATTGTGTTTACTTTTTCTTTTTTAAAGTTCGCAAAGTAAACCCGACAGGTTTTAAAAACCTGTCGGGTTTGTTGTTTTTAAGAATAGTTGATAAGTTCACAAAGATTTGTCTTGAAAAAACATATAGTTCTAATTTAGCCCCGATAGAGCCGTTATCCTTTGAGAGGGACGAACAAAGATATAGGCGAAAGCGGGACTTAGGGTCTTGAAAAACCTGATTGATCTGCTCCAAAAAAAATCTTTACATAATCAAGCGAACGCCGCCAAGATCTGAAACTCTGTATGAGAATTTATTTCCCGGCGAACCTATAAACATAAAGTTTTTTGGAATTTTCCACTTTTGAGAAAGTTCATCTATAATATCCGGACCAAAAACGCCTTGTATTTCAAGATACTCAATATCGATATCGTCATAAGCGCGGTCTAAAACTTCAAGATCTTTTATTAAAGCTTCGTTGCTAGTGGAGTCACTTTTTACATGAACGATTTTTAGTTTTTTGGTAGTTTCATTATTTTCAACATATTGCAATACTTTATTGAGAATTGCAATATCATCGCCTTTGGTAAAAAAGACAAACTCTTGCGAATTGATTTCAACGCTCATTTTCTGTAAATAGCGATTACTGACAATAACTAATTTTCTAAGTGGCTGATAGAAATATTCTAAAGCCTGGATTAAAAGTCTTATCAGAATAACACGATTAAGCATGATTCCTATAAAAGCCAATGAAGGAACCATATATTTCAAAAAGGTATAAAACGCGTTAATATTCAATCTCATATTTCCTATGAAAGCGGCAATAATAAAGGAAACGGCAATTACAACGGCAATTCCACGAGCGCGTTCTGGTCTTGGTAATTTGCTTCGTTTGAATTTGAGCAGTAAATTTCCAATTCCGAATAATGCCATTACAGCCAGAAAAGAAAAGGTATAAACCCCTGCCAATGATTCTAAATGTCCGTTAGTGGCAAAAAGTACAGATATGCACAAAACAAGAAAACTTATGACAATTCGATAATGTGATCCTCTTTTGTTTTTCTTTAGAAAATAA is a window encoding:
- the msrA gene encoding peptide-methionine (S)-S-oxide reductase MsrA, with translation MKNLQVATFGGGCFWCIEAVIQRLKGVESLKSGFSGGFIKNPPYREVCTGRTGHAEVIEITFNPDIISYHDLIFIFMTSHDPTTLNRQGADVGTQYRSIVLYHDAEQKAIAEKVLDEVKPFYEDPIVTELTAFEVFYNAEEDHQNYYNNNQEARYCQIVIDPKVQKLKKMYADKLID
- a CDS encoding helix-turn-helix domain-containing protein, which gives rise to MIIFKDFESFNEYVGLKKPIDNDIDIGYYDSINMRSQSEPVQADFYRIGIKINYIDKSLLVPKPITAIFFSSPDMVNGWNVEPNYTGMYVQLSKKIIEENRFLFKTYLDYGQHEALYLTESEVQEISTLFGLMHKYYKSEKQNFKVLLSYTNVLISVIEDFYNRQFSTNPKEYNRIVTDFQQSLNDYYNQPAKQLPNVQYFADELGLTPNYLGDIIKHFTNKSALENIHEFVIKKAKDLLEKDNSMNNAQVAYELGFEYPNYFSKFFKKQVNLTPKEYREQIKNTNL
- a CDS encoding aminotransferase class V-fold PLP-dependent enzyme; protein product: MNSKNNTITLETYFQDFRQHIVGIGQEFDSPYGRKKIVYTDWTASGRLYRPIEEKLLNEFGPFVANTHTETTVSGTAMTKAYHHARNIIKRHTNANNDDVLINDGTGMTGVINKFQRILGLKIPENLKDSTIVPAEKRPIVFISHMEHHSNQTSWLETIADVEIIPSCEKGLFCLDTLALLLEKYADRTIKIASITSCSNVTGLKTPFHEAAKLMHQHNGVCFVDFACSGPYVEIDMHPADPEAYLDAIFFSPHKFLGGPGTSGVLIFNKKLYNNMIPDCPGGGTVSWTNPWGEHKYIDNIEDREDGGTPGFLQVIKTALAIELKEEMGIENILQREHEIVDFVFNELDSVENIKILAGQHKNRLGVISFFIEDLHFNLGVKLLNDKFGIQTRGGCSCAGTYGHFLLHVDQETSNKLVNEITIGDLIKKPGWIRMSIHPTTTDKEIAYVCESIKDLAKNHKSWALDYSYNKNTNEFIHKNANSFEDELVAGWFKS
- a CDS encoding NAD(P)H-dependent oxidoreductase, with protein sequence MEKQKRVLLINTHLTYPNWTEGKLNNTFIEVAKHFFETKNYEVLETKVEKGYNADEEVEKHLSADIIILQTPVNWFGAPWIYKKYTDEVFNSGLHSQKFLSGDGRTRDDLTKQYGSGGNLHGKKFMICATWNAPEEAFGNPTQQLMQGKTTSDLFLNISSSYRFCGFDISQDYNCFDIFKGGTIENDLENYPKHLAKVFNL